From the genome of Gavia stellata isolate bGavSte3 chromosome 3, bGavSte3.hap2, whole genome shotgun sequence, one region includes:
- the NRSN1 gene encoding neurensin-1 — MSSYADVCGSKHAQGSAEGGYQRYGVRSYLHQFYEDCTASIWEYEDDFQIQRSPSRWSSMFWKVGLISGTAFMLIGLTVLVVGFLVPPKIEALGKDDFVVVDTRAIRFNGSLDICKLAGAILFCMGGSTVAACLLMSAFAKSYSKEEKYLQQRFKERIADVKAHANPVTKAPAPGESKIPVTLSKVQNVQPLSVT; from the exons ATGAGCTCCTATGCTGACGTCTGCGGGTCCAAGCATGCGCAGGGCAGCGCCGAGGGAGGGTACCAACGCTACGGAGTTCGGTCCTACCTGCATCAGTTTTATGAGGACTGCACAGCTTCAATTTGGGAGTATGAGGATGATTTTCAGATCCAGAGATCGCCTAGCAGGTGGAGCTCTATGTTCTGGAAG gtCGGACTCATCTCTGGGACGGCTTTTATGCTGATAGGTTTAACGGTTCTTGTAGTGGGTTTTCTTGTGCCACCGAAAATCGAAGCTCTTGGGAAAGATGATTTTGTTGTGGTGGATACCCGTGCCATTCGGTTTAATGGGTCCCTTGATATATGCAAGCTGGCAGGAGCAATCTTGTTTTGCATGGGAGGGTCCACAGTGGCAGCGTGTCTGTTGATGTCTGCTTTTGCTAAAAGTTActccaaagaagaaaagtacCTCCAGCAAAGATTTAAAGAGAGAATAGCTGATGTAAAAGCTCATGCAAACCCAGTCACAAAAGCGCCAGCGCCGGGAGAATCAAAGATACCTGTCACTTTGTCCAAAGTTCAAAATGTCCAACCTTTATCTGTAACCTGA